The following are encoded together in the Mesoplodon densirostris isolate mMesDen1 chromosome 2, mMesDen1 primary haplotype, whole genome shotgun sequence genome:
- the LOC132483321 gene encoding SWI/SNF-related matrix-associated actin-dependent regulator of chromatin subfamily D member 1-like, giving the protein MAAWAGFQMEALSGGAGASGGAGAAAALGPGGTPGPPVRMGLAPGQGLYRSPMPGAAYPRAGMLPGSRMTPQGPSMGPPGYGGNPSVRPGLAQSGMDQSRKRPAPQQIQQVQQQAVQNQNHNAKKKKMADKILPQRIRELVPESQAYMDLLAFERKLDQTIMRKRLDIQEALKRPIKQKRKLRIFISNTFNPAKSDVEDGEGTVASWELRVEGRLLEDSALSKYDATKQKRKFSSFFKSLVIELDKDRYGPDNHLVEWHRTATTQETDGFQVKRPGDVNVRCTVLLMLDYQPPQFKLDPRLARLLGIHTQTRPVIIQALWQYIKTHKLQDPHEREFVICDKYLQQIFESQRMKFSEIPQRLHALLMPPEPIIINHVISVDPNDQKKTACYDIDVEVDDTLKTQMNSFLLSTASQQEIATLDNKIHETIETINQLKTQREFMLSFARDPQGFINDWLQSQCRDLKTMTDVVGNPEEER; this is encoded by the coding sequence ATGGCGGCCTGGGCGGGTTTCCAGATGGAGGCTCTGAGCGGCGGCGCCGGAGCCTCAGGAGGGGCGGGCGCGGCGGCTGCCCTGGGTCCGGGCGGGACTCCAGGGCCTCCCGTGCGAATGGGCCTGGCGCCAGGTCAAGGGCTGTACCGCTCCCCGATGCCCGGAGCGGCCTATCCGAGAGCAGGTATGCTACCAGGCAGCCGAATGACACCTCAGGGACCTTCCATGGGACCCCCTGGCTATGGGGGGAACCCTTCAGTCCGACCTGGCCTGGCCCAGTCAGGGATGGACCAGTCCCGCAAGAGACCTGCGCCTCAGCAGATCCAGCAGGTCCAGCAGCAGGCGGTCcaaaatcagaaccacaatgcaaagaaaaagaagatggctGACAAAATTCTACCTCAAAGGATTCGTGAACTGGTACCAGAATCCCAGGCCTATATGGATCTCTTGGCTTTTGAAAGGAAACTGGATCAGACTATCATGAGGAAACGGCTAGATATCCAGGAGGCCTTGAAACGTCCCATCAAGCAAAAACGGAAGCTGcgaattttcatttctaacactTTCAATCCGGCTAAGTCAGATGTCGAGGATGGGGAAGGGACGGTGGCTTCCTGGGAGCTTCGGGTAGAAGGACGGCTCCTGGAGGATTCAGCCTTGTCCAAATATGATGCCACCAAACAAAAGAGgaagttctcttctttttttaagtccTTGGTGATCGAACTGGACAAAGACCGGTATGGGCCAGATAACCATCTGGTGGAATGGCACAGGACCGCCACTACCCAGGAGACAGATGGCTTCCAGGTGAAGCGGCCAGGAGACGTGAATGTACGGTGTACTGTCCTGCTGATGCTGGATTACCAGCCTCCTCAGTTTAAATTAGACCCTCGTCTGGCTCGGCTGCTGGGCATCCACACCCAGACCCGTCCAGTGATCATTCAAGCACTGTGGCAATATATTAAGACGCATAAGCTCCAGGACCCACATGAGCGGGAGTTTGTCATCTGTGACAAGTACCTCCAGCAGATCTTTGAGTCTCAACGTATGAAGTTTTCAGAGATCCCCCAACGGCTCCACGCCTTGCTTATGCCACCAGAGCCCATCATCATTAATCATGTCATCAGTGTTGACCCGAATGATCAGAAAAAGACAGCTTGTTATGACATTGATGTGGAAGTGGATGATACCTTGAAGACCCAGATGAATTCTTTTCTGCTGTCTACTGCCAGCCAGCAGGAGATTGCTACTCTAGACAACAAGATCCATGAGACCATAGAAACTATCAATCAGCTGAAGACCCAGCGAGAGTTCATGCTGAGCTTTGCCAGAGACCCTCAGGGTTTCATCAATGACTGGCTTCAGTCCCAGTGCCGGGACCTCAAGACCATGACTGATGTGGTGGGTAACCCGGAGGAAGAGCGCTGA